Part of the Lebetimonas natsushimae genome is shown below.
TTGTAGAACTTATTAAAGATATTGCGGATCAGACTAATTTATTAGCTCTGAATGCAGCAATAGAAGCTGCAAGGGCAGGGGAGCACGGCAGAGGTTTTGCCGTTGTTGCCGATAATGTTAGAGAACTTGCGGAAAAAACTCAAAAAGCCACAAATGAGATTGCCATTACAATCCAGACACTTCAACAGCAGTTTATGAATATTTCAGAAAATACTGAGCAGGTTGTTAATATTTCATCTAAATCTCACGAAACTTTAGTAAAATTTGAAGAATTAATTAATATATTGCAAAAAGATTTAAATGAAGTCGATCTGATTTCAGAAGAAAACGCTCTTAAAATTTTGTTTATTTCTTTTGTAATTCACCATATTGTATATAAATCAAATTTGTATGCGTCTGTTACAAGAGAAAAAATCTTAGACGGTTTAAAAAATATAAATGCACATAATTGTATTTTAGGTAAATGGCTTGATAATTCTAAAATTAAATCAGTAATTGAAAAATGCAAAAATTACAAAGCAATTATTGAATATCACCAAAAAATGCATGAATTGGGTGAAAAAGTGGTTGAAAAAATTGAAAAAGAAGGCGTTACAAAAGAAAATAGCGATTGGTATTATAATAAATTATTAAATGTTGAGCAAAATGCCAGAAAACTGTTTGAAGAATTTAATAAATTGGCTGAATGTATCATAGAAAACAAAGAAGTAAAAGAAATATTGATTTTTAGCGAAGAAATTTTAGATTAAGGAGATTTATGTTAAGATTTGCGCCAAGTCCGACAGGAGATATGCATATAGGAAATTTAAGAGTTGCAATATTTAATTATATAGTTGCAAAACAAAAAGGCGAAAAATATTTAATCAGAATAGAAGATACCGATAAGCAGAGGAATATTGAAGGCAAAGATAAAGAAATACTTGAAATTTTGAATCTTTTTGGAATCGAATATGATGAGGTGGTTTATCAGTCAAATAATTTTCATTTGCATAGGGAAATGGCAAATAAGCTTTTAAAAGAAAAAAAAGCTTTTGCATGTTTTTGCAGTGAAGAAGATATAAAATTTGAAAGAGAAAAAGCGAAAATAGAAAAAAGACCATATAGATATTCCGGAAAATGTGAATATTTGGATGAAAAAACCTTAAGAAAATATATTGCTGAAAATAAAGAATATGTAGTTAGAATAAAAAAACCGGAAAATAATATAAAATTTAATGATTTAATAAAAGGTGAAATGGAATTTTCTCCGTTTGAAGTTGACAGTTTTATAATTTTAAGAGCTGATAAAACTCCGACATATAATTTTGCTTGTGCAATTGATGATATGATTTATGATATTTCTTTGGTTATAAGAGGTGAAGACCATTTAAGTAATACCCCAAAACAAATTCATATCAGAAAATTACTTGGTTATGATAAAGAAATAGAGTATGCCCATTTGCCTATTATTTTAAATGAAGAGGGTAAAAAAATGAGTAAAAGGGATAATGCAAGCAGTGTCAAATGGTTGCTTAATGAGGGTTTTTTACCTGAGGCAATTGCAAATTACTTAATACTTCTTGGAAACAGTTTTGAAAAAGAAATTTTTACTTTAGAAGAAGCAATTGATTTTTTTGATTTGACTAAAATTTCAAAGGCCCCTGCCAAATTTGATATAGAAAAGCTTAAATTTATAAACAAAGAGCATTTGAAAAAAATAAATAATTTATCAAAAATTTTAGGAGTAAATGAGATTTATGAAGATTTGCTTAAAATTTTAAGAGATGAAAGTTCCACTTTAAAAGAGATAAAAGAAAAATTTGATAAAATCTTTCAAAGAAGCGGAGATGAAGAATTTAAAAATGAAAGAGATATTTTAAAAGAAGAAATTTTAAATTCTGAATTGGAAGAAAATTATGATGATTTTAAAAAACGCCTTATGAAAAACACTTCTCTAAAAGGTAAAAAATTGTTTATGCCACTTAGGGAATTATTAATAAATGAAAAGCATGGCCCTGAAATTAAAGATTTATATGACACAATGAAGCCGTATCTTAAAGAGATAATAAAAAGGAGATAATTTGAATGCAATTTTGATATCTATTTTACAATTCATTAATCTAATAATCAGTATTTATATTTGGGTTGTTATTATAGCTGCACTTATTACATGGGTTCAGCCAAATCCGTATAATCCCATAGTTCAGTTTTTATGGAATGTGACAGAACCTGTATACAGATGGATAAGACGCTATATACCAACCCGCTTCGGAGGGTTTGATATTGCCCCTATTATTTTAATATTAGCTTTGGAATTTTTGCAAATTCTCATAAATAATATAATTATAAGCTTATGATTTTTTTAATTGTTCCCCTTTTTCTTTTTTCCTTAAATCTTTCAACTATTTTAACCCATCCCAAAAGTTATGTAAGAGATTTTTATCTGACAGAATTTATGAAAGAAACAAATTCCACTGTTTTAGCCTATAAAGCATATAATTCTTTGTATAAACCAAAACCTTTTTTGCATTTAAAAATATTAGCCAAAAAAAATTCAATGTTTGAAAACATTTATAAATGCATAAATGTAAAAAAAGAATATTTAAACGAGGTTGATATTTCCTGTATTCAAGACGGTGGTCTGTCGCTTAAAACTATTTCAAAACTTGATAAAAAGAGATTAATAAATTTATATACAAAATTACCTAACGGAAAAATAAAAGAAGCGATAAAATGTTTTATTGACAATGATTTTTCAACTGTTTTTAAAAACAGGGATTTGGGATATTATTTTATTTTGCAATTTCCCGATAAAAGAATTGATCAAAAAATTAAAGATTTTTCTATTTTTGAAGACAGATATTTTTACCTGTTTGTAAAACAGGCTGTATTAAACAATTTACGAAAAATTTCAAAGTCTCTTTTAAATATCGATTATAAAAAATTTGATGACAAAACCAAATGGTGGCTGTTTTTAAATGCTATAAAACAAAACCGAGTAAAACTTGCAGTTAATATTTTAGAAAATATGAAAAAAACTTCTAAAACAGATTTTTGGCTTTGGCTTTTAACAAAAGAGAAAAAATATTTAAATGCCTTGCTTAAAAGGAATAGAATTGATTTTTACACTCTTTGGGTATATGAGATGGTAAATAAAAAATTTTTTATAAAAAATAAAATAATTTATAATTCAGCAAAAATAATTGAATATAATGAATCCAATCCATGGGATGTATTAAGGTTTTTTGATGATTTGAAAAAACAAAAGGATTTGTTTAAATTTGCAAAAAAACTCGACAATAAAAATGAAGTTGCCCTGAAAGCACTTGTTTTGGATAAAGCTTTTCATTATAAAGTCAACATTTTTATAACCCCTGATATTTATAATGATAAAAATACCAGTTTTAAATCTTTTGTTTATTCAATCGCAAGGCAGGAGAGCAGATTTATTCCGGCAGTTGTCAGCAGAAGCTATGCACTGGGGACTATGCAAATAATGCCGTTTTTAATCAGGTCAATGGAAGGGAATGTTTTTAACCAGTTTGATTATAATGAAAATATAAGACTTGGGGTTAAACATTTAAAATGGCTTTTTTCAAAATTAAACAATCCATTAATGGTCGCTTATGCTTATAACGGGGGAATAGGCTTTGTAAAAAGAAAAGTAATGCCAAATTTTACATATGAGGGAGAGTATGAACCGTTTTTAAGTATGGAGCTTGTGCCTTATGATGAGTCAAGGGAATACGGAAAAAAAGTTATTACCAATTATATAATTTATTCCCATATTTTTGGAGATAAAAACATATCTTTACATAAACTTTTTAAAAGATAAGTTTTGTTTCTCCCCAGTGCTTACTTTTATATTCCAAAGTATAAGGTTTGTTTGTTTTTGGAAATTCAACAATATAATATGTCATCCAGGAGTTATAAAACGGAAAATTTTTATATAAGATAAAATCAGGTATTTTTTTAGAAATCTTAATAGGTTTTTGCTGGTTTAAAGTTATTGAAAATTCATTGTTTGTTAATTGATTGTCAAAGTCATTATATACACCTATTAAAAATGTTGGATTTGAAAATTTGTTTTTATACAGATTGTTTAAATAAACTGAATCAATTAATGCTTTTGTTTCGAGTGAATTAATTATTTGTCCTTTTTGCGTATATTTTAATGTTTTTTCATAAAAAGGATCATGTTTAAAAGCCGACTTTATTGAACAACCGCTGAATAAAATTATCATTAATACAAACAATATCTTTTTCATTATTAACTCCGTTTATGAATTATTGTTATGAATTATATCATATTGATAAAATAAAAAAAATTGAGTAAAATGAAAAAAAACTATGAAAGGTTAAAATGCGTTTTAATGTAATAGGGATAGGAGATTATAAAGGGAAATGTATTTATGATGAAGCCGAGGACGCATTAATGGTAGATGATGAAATTGTACTTGATTTTAAAAGAAAATATAAAGATTACCTTAAATACACTAAGTTTTTAATTAATTCAATAGAAGGCAGGAAATGGATATCTTTTCAGTTTATCCCGGATGATTATGATTTATTAAAAAGAAAATTTGCAATCATTACAGCACATAATCCGAAGGATTTGATTTTAAATGATTTTTTAAATTTTTTGAAAAACACAGAATTGGAAGTTATTATAAAAAGTTTCGGATATGAATATTATTCCAGTATAGGAGAATTATTTCATCATAGTGAATATTCTTTTATTGTTTATGATATAGAGAAAAAAGATGCGATTAATATTGCAAAAGAATTTGACCAGCATTCAATTTTTTACAATTCAGGAGAATATATTTCAATTACAGAATGTGAAAATAAACAGGATCTATTAAAATATAATTACTTAATTCATTTTAAAGGGGAATAATGGATGATTACAAAAATAGAAAATTGACAAAAGGTGAAAAACTGGGAGTCAGTGCGGCTTTAATTATGTTTTTTTCAATAGGTATGATAATGGGAGGCACCAGTGCCGGAAATGACAGACTTGTTTTAATTGGGGGGTTGATATTTAGTATCGGTGCGGCAATAGCCCTTTATCTTTTATTTAAACATAAACCAAAGGACGAAGATTTTTAAATGTTTGATTTGTAAGAATTTCAGTTTTGAGGTCATTTGTAAAAATTGTCAAAAACAATTTTTAAAACCGGAAATAAAAATAAAAGATAATATTGTTAGTTTTTATGAATACGAAGAAATAGAATGGCTTATAAAATTTAAATATGAAAAATTTGGAGATAAGATATTTAAAATATTAGCAAATAATTCATTTAAAATTTTTGCCAAAACCATTTCTGAAAAATTTTTTGTAATTCCGATTGATGATAATATTGAAAAAGGCTTTTCACATACCGCTATTTTGGCCAATTCAATGAAAAC
Proteins encoded:
- a CDS encoding methyl-accepting chemotaxis protein; translated protein: MNKIKEITATIVSVLLAVYLAYRGEYIASVVAVIVSMFFWLPKQEKSHSNEELEKINNIVEKAYNGELYHRIILEDDKTLEEKIGWNINEMLDQIEDLLRESENTIKAIINGDDYRYVMPNGLHGEFKKVALEFEKAIESLKISKKVEMVASLGEKFTKIDGGVPANLQRVANNVLTIDKAFKEIADKVQQSTNNANETYQIMQKTRGDFDELSVKVEETSREIREMSEHISSISNIVELIKDIADQTNLLALNAAIEAARAGEHGRGFAVVADNVRELAEKTQKATNEIAITIQTLQQQFMNISENTEQVVNISSKSHETLVKFEELINILQKDLNEVDLISEENALKILFISFVIHHIVYKSNLYASVTREKILDGLKNINAHNCILGKWLDNSKIKSVIEKCKNYKAIIEYHQKMHELGEKVVEKIEKEGVTKENSDWYYNKLLNVEQNARKLFEEFNKLAECIIENKEVKEILIFSEEILD
- the gltX gene encoding glutamate--tRNA ligase, whose product is MLRFAPSPTGDMHIGNLRVAIFNYIVAKQKGEKYLIRIEDTDKQRNIEGKDKEILEILNLFGIEYDEVVYQSNNFHLHREMANKLLKEKKAFACFCSEEDIKFEREKAKIEKRPYRYSGKCEYLDEKTLRKYIAENKEYVVRIKKPENNIKFNDLIKGEMEFSPFEVDSFIILRADKTPTYNFACAIDDMIYDISLVIRGEDHLSNTPKQIHIRKLLGYDKEIEYAHLPIILNEEGKKMSKRDNASSVKWLLNEGFLPEAIANYLILLGNSFEKEIFTLEEAIDFFDLTKISKAPAKFDIEKLKFINKEHLKKINNLSKILGVNEIYEDLLKILRDESSTLKEIKEKFDKIFQRSGDEEFKNERDILKEEILNSELEENYDDFKKRLMKNTSLKGKKLFMPLRELLINEKHGPEIKDLYDTMKPYLKEIIKRR
- a CDS encoding YggT family protein translates to MNAILISILQFINLIISIYIWVVIIAALITWVQPNPYNPIVQFLWNVTEPVYRWIRRYIPTRFGGFDIAPIILILALEFLQILINNIIISL
- a CDS encoding lytic transglycosylase domain-containing protein, with product MIFLIVPLFLFSLNLSTILTHPKSYVRDFYLTEFMKETNSTVLAYKAYNSLYKPKPFLHLKILAKKNSMFENIYKCINVKKEYLNEVDISCIQDGGLSLKTISKLDKKRLINLYTKLPNGKIKEAIKCFIDNDFSTVFKNRDLGYYFILQFPDKRIDQKIKDFSIFEDRYFYLFVKQAVLNNLRKISKSLLNIDYKKFDDKTKWWLFLNAIKQNRVKLAVNILENMKKTSKTDFWLWLLTKEKKYLNALLKRNRIDFYTLWVYEMVNKKFFIKNKIIYNSAKIIEYNESNPWDVLRFFDDLKKQKDLFKFAKKLDNKNEVALKALVLDKAFHYKVNIFITPDIYNDKNTSFKSFVYSIARQESRFIPAVVSRSYALGTMQIMPFLIRSMEGNVFNQFDYNENIRLGVKHLKWLFSKLNNPLMVAYAYNGGIGFVKRKVMPNFTYEGEYEPFLSMELVPYDESREYGKKVITNYIIYSHIFGDKNISLHKLFKR
- a CDS encoding DUF3293 domain-containing protein → MRFNVIGIGDYKGKCIYDEAEDALMVDDEIVLDFKRKYKDYLKYTKFLINSIEGRKWISFQFIPDDYDLLKRKFAIITAHNPKDLILNDFLNFLKNTELEVIIKSFGYEYYSSIGELFHHSEYSFIVYDIEKKDAINIAKEFDQHSIFYNSGEYISITECENKQDLLKYNYLIHFKGE
- a CDS encoding ComF family protein, which translates into the protein MICKNFSFEVICKNCQKQFLKPEIKIKDNIVSFYEYEEIEWLIKFKYEKFGDKIFKILANNSFKIFAKTISEKFFVIPIDDNIEKGFSHTAILANSMKTEFLTPIFNSLQSTNKVKYAGKSLEFRLNNPRNFKYKGEEKIDVILVDDIKTTGTTLNEAKEVLSKYGVNVYLSVVLANLCH